TACTCTGTTTGTAAGGGTAGCAAATTTAACCGTGCAAGAAAGGTGAACACTTTTTAAACTCAGTGAGGGGAAGGGAAagccaaaaagaaaaggtaaAGAATATATAAACGGATCAATTCCACGGAGGATGTAGCATtagtataaaattaaatattttaaatatgctccattttgcattaacAGTTGACGtctgctccattttttgttccttatGCATGGTTCCATTTATTACACCGTTTagagggaaaataaaaaaatggcggcTATAGTGGATCACCTTCAGGGGAGGTTTATCGCCCATAAGTAATTTATTTACAGTCACGTTTTGTTTAAAAGGTTTATATTCGTTAATTCCTCAGTAAAGGTGTATCCTTTTATAATTGAAGTTTTATGTATATTGAGAAACATTAGCTCCTTTTCGATTGCCTTTTTGTAAACCGCAACAGTTATGAGCACATTTAAAGAATAGTAATAGTAGGGGCGCATCATTTTATAACTTCACCTTTTagtcattttgttttatccGTAGAAgtggtatatatatatgtgcactgTAAGATTATCATTATAACTTTCGTAGCGAGATTATATATCTTTTGTGCACTTCCGATAATGCACACGCGACACCTTGGTATACCCGAACGCGCATTGCACCTTGTAATAAGGCACCtctaaaaatgtaacaatgATTTTTTGAATTTGATAAGTTTTACAAGAGaatattttccaaatgtGAGTCACTATATTTGctggttctttttttttttttggctagatTTTTCAATATTCGTCACATGGTCCATTTATGTGTATCCTTTGCaacttaaaaatgtactaGCGGAATGAAAGCCTAAGTAACACGcactattttttcaaaatagctAATTGGCTCCAGTTTCCCACGAAATGTGCAAAACATGTCAGTTAAGTGTGCAACTAATAATTAACTCACAAAGTGgatagttattttttattgtgaAAAGAGATTCGTTCGTTTGAAGCtgaaattttttgaaaggaTATACCCCTTTGGATATTCGCTTTTAAAATAAGGAGCGCCTTTTAAGCCAACCTTAATAAAATCAGTTAGTTTGAcattacataaatttaataatcataaaaaagagataaattttgaataaaatgaatGGCTAAATCGAATTAAACATATATGTGAATGGTAATAATTAAGCATTTTCGAAAGTGCAACACAATATTTGTAAGACAAAACATTGCAAGTACTTACATTTcaatgttcattttgcacCGTTATGCTAATTATTCGCTACTGCATATACGCTAATGGGGCTTGATTAAATTGATCCAAAGCATTACATATTGTAAGCAAAgtaggacaaaaaaaaaaaaatacacgtaTTGCATATTTGTTTGGGAAATGATGACATATAACTCATAATGTTATGTGAATCACAatggaacaattttttataatcaatatgtataataattatgcacCACTTAATTGTGACTCCCCCCAAAAGTGTATTAAATAGGGACATAAACATtataagcaaaatgggggggtaataatatattagaaagaatacattataaaattacagaaaaattcaaagtataaaaatataagtataaagttagaaaaacaaatatgcttgtttataacaatatttttcatttggaATATCATTATAGTAAATAACTGAAGAAGGTGCAAAATTCCTCATCTCGGAgcttcaaaaaattttacattctGCGTTTCCAGTGTACATGCATCAATTATTAGAGGCATAAGCAATGCGAATTCGCTCATTTCgtggactttttttttggggggggggtttTCTTTCTAGGGGaggtttttttctttctaggggaggtttttttctttctacGGGaggttttttcctttctagGGGAGGATTTTCTTCATATTGCATTTGCATATCGCTCATGGCTATATCCATTTGGTGGGATATTTTACTAGATTTGGATTTACGGTTGGTAACCtaagaagcaaaaagaatttttaattaataagtACAGaaacattttacatataattatcaatgttatgcaaaatatattgtaattattCACATAAAACATCGTTTTTgattactttatataataaaaagaaaaggaaagatatTCCAAGAAATGAATAGCTATAAAACATCGCACTGTTAAATCGGTCGCCCATTAAATGTGATACTAAATTTTGCAATGAACCATTTAATGAATAATTTGATGCAGTAGGATTACTCATCCTAGTAAGCATCACAACATCGTGATCGACGATTAAATCTTTAAATGCTTCATCCACGTTTGTATAagtcttctcatttttacaacttaACTTTGATATGAGACTATACGGAAAATATTCCTTTccacatttaaaatattttggacACATCTCTAAATAACGCGGATTAGAATTAGTATAATATGCGCAACAAGATTTTAAATCTTTCATATACAGATCACAAATGTGCTTAAGGTATTCCAAATATGTACCACACTTATCAGGGAGGTTaaccacatttttatttatttcctcaatatttttaaaataatcgtGGAggtatttctcctttttccagTCAGTTAAGGTGCCATCAAAATAATACGAACATTTTTGATCTaatggcaattttttattaatagtATATAATACTTCATTAAGTAAATTAATAGCATAATAATTACTATGGCTACTcgaattttcatttaatatattctttattttctcatatacccaaaatatgaaatatgtGCAACGATCAGCATGCAAAGGTACATCACTCAGAATAGTTGACAACTCCTTTAAATTAGTTGCCATTTTGACGCAAAGTAAGTTAAAATCTTCGTGTTTATCATCCATATAAATTAAGTCTTCACAATAACTAGAACATGTAGATTCATCAACTTTTTGatcttccaattttttatacattttatgtGCAGTTAAATCATTTAAAACAGTTTCCTATAAATTAAACAGAAAAAGTGGATTGTGTAAATACTTAAGTTAACATTTCAAgggtttttttatttactttatcAAATATTGaatattaacataaagagttagtaaataaatttaaaaatatagaataattatatacatattcaTGTTCTCTTTTAGAAGAAGTTTTAAAATTCGTATTTTCAAAGGTTTGACACGAAGaggtacaatttttttgaactgtatcgtttatatatttttctaataCTTGACATATTGGTAATGATTCTTTTATTGTATCATTTTTACAGATAtcttgatattttttattataaaatgacAAAACATTTGTAAGTACTTTGTAAAATCTTCTATTCTTAATGTGGtcacatttattaatttctgttacatttttgcttaaacATTTATTATCAGGCTTTGCGCATTCAGTTTTGGGGTTATTAGGAATTCTAATGTAATAATCATAcaaattatacaatatattcATTTCGTTGAGAATATTTCCATCCATGTCATATACACTATTCTTAAAATGCTTATATAGtaaatatgaagaaaaattgtaACTCAAAATCTTGTCCATACTACCAATAAATTCTGTAGCCCTTATTTTAGTTCcttctaattttttgtttagccaataattcatataatcAAAATAATGTATGCTATTAATCTTAGTTTtcggaaaattaaaaaaatataatataaaatctTCACAAATTTCTTTTAGTTTATTGGGCTCACCTTGTAAATAACTATTTATTTGGgtacatttattaatttcttttgaCACATTGTTTCGTTTATCCCGAGTAGATGATTCTTCAtcttgatatatttttaaataatgaaagatatcatactaaaaaaaaatatatataaataaataaaacctTAATTTCGggaaagtattttttttattgtgttTAGGTAGTAATGCATTATACAtatcaaataaataatttaaacaaaaaataataatgaatattttaatgtgCTCTTTGAATAGCACTGCTTACATTTATTAGTTTTCTGTATTTAAATGGATCTTCTATTCTTTCTACATGCATTGGTTGTTCTTTATTTAATTGATCTAATATTGCATTCAAATTGCTGAGTTTAAATTTCTGCAAAACACgaggacatttttttttaacatcgcTTAAATTAtaaccttttatttttttttgaaaaagctTTATTTCATCTGGACAATCTTCAGGTATTCTTGAATAACAtgattcttttatatttttatataactgcaaaatataatatatataatcacaATAATTCTCCTGAACACGTGTTTCAGATtcaaatatactttttatagAATCaatatattctaaaaaatcGTGAATGTATTTCttattctttaaattttcaataCCAAAGACCCTCTTAAAGTTTCTATTGCATTTAGGGTTCTCATGAGTACAATGTTGATTCCTTTCTAAAAGCTCCTGTATTTTATTGTAAAGCCAATGTACACTATATGGAGtataatctttttttattaattcgcCATATATCCAATATATCAAATTATCACAACAAGTATTATCACTAAGATGATTATccattgaaaaaattgaattccaattatttaaaatacgTTCTACCCTCTTACAAAGTGTAACAATATCTTTGTCAAGATCAAATTTAGTATTTTGGTTATTTTCATCTTTACATATTTCTGGTGAATCATGTGGATCgttcttttcaaatttctCGTACACTACGTGTAACTTGTCTTTGGTCCGAAATGTACTCTATAAaggaaatgaataaaatacacatatGATAATTTATTCCTAttgaagaattatttttatttttctgtttgtaAAGAATTAACGTATTCaaacaaaatttatacagaattatattttcgagaagtaaaaatttacatcTTGCTTTAACAATTTAAGGGCGTCATCAACAATTTTATCTtccatattaaataaattacaagTAAGTACTTttgaaaatgtagaaaacTACTTATTCAAAGTAGCACAGcataatatacaaaaatattatttattacattttagtaataatgaaaaaagcatACACTATTATTAGTGTGAATTATTCATTAACAGCGTCTCAcaattttgataatattGCTATAATCATAAATGTAAcagttttaatttataatgaGGTAAAAATAGTGCATGAGATGTACAGAAGTGTATGGAAATTACAACATCATATGACAAGTTAAGAATTAGTATAATTTgactttgcaattttattgtataataatattgatATATTATCTAATATGAGAGCTATTTTTTCAGCCTAtcatattatgtatatatattataatatgtagGATTACATTTACTTTTcacatattttcatttttatatatttacatggAAAGTGGAATCAATAACGTGTACGATATTATGAATAACTGTCAGGAGGCACATTTAGAGCTAGACTTTTGTGATTATCCTGTAAGATTTTTTTAAGCTCTACCATGTTACACATGATTTTTGCTCTCATAAATCAAGTACagtattcaattttttgcttaagCGAAATAGAGCACAGTTTGAGGAAAAACacaacacaaaaaaatgaatagtttctaattagataaaaattaCCTAAATtaggtattttttatttattctaaaAGTGCctcataaaataaatactatGTACGCTACTATAATTTGCAGAATGATCCATTCATCTtctgaacattttaaaaagaaccaTTTCAGAgttcttcacattttatattGCATTTTTACCATGTAGAgttgtttttatattaaaacttatagaaaaaaatcaaaaaaaaaaaaaaataagggtACATTATaagttaaaatataaaattaaaaagtgttaaGGTAAATTCCTTAAGAaggtagaaaaaaagagggaataCATTTAAAGCTCTTTGCATTTAACATATAATGAAAAGGTGATTACAAGCAATGTTATTATAACGTGACGGAATGTGCCttaatataatgataataagaTCATTTTAAATCATTTCGGGGATAATTCTTTACGAAGtgttcatattatatatttattctttgaTATCTCTTTTTTGACATTTCTTTTATGGCATAGGCTACTCTATAGTGTCTACCGAAAAAATCAATTctgtattatttaattaaacacgaagatgaaaaaaaaaatatatatttcatttttttacgaatttttttttccttatatttTCAAAGTGTATGTTTTTGATTATAAGGTATACGAAATGTATGAATAGcactatttttataacttaaATATCTCTTGTTGTTGAATACATTTGATGAAATgcttattaataaaatgggTCACCGCTACAATCGTGAAATTCATAAAGATATTGCTTCACTTTCTTTTGAAGTGCTTAAGAAAATAAGGAAACTATAAAATGTTGAACAATATGTATTATGTTTAACGTGCTATGTTTAAAGAACGTATGAAATGGATACTTTATCTGTATTGAAAATCGTTTTTAGGTTACCTTTCTATGAATGTTATATGATTTCATAATGTAAAAGGAATACGTTCATATAATTGATCATTGTTTCTTCTCTCATGAATTATTAACAGTTTTGTAGCTTTATTCACTTTGTTTTACATGactttttgtatatattacgAGTGATCCACCAATTGGGAAAAGAAACAccaataaaatattacttaataaaaaaggttaCATTTGTAGCTACAGTTATCAAACGCTGTAATGCCCTACAAATGATAATAACTAAATAATTCTATACAAcatttgtaattatataagaatattttattactgttattttacaaaaaggaTGGCATTCTCAAATAGCGAATTACCGAATGtaatgtgataaaaaaaaaaaaaaaaaaggaacaatcTGAACAAATTAATAAGATATAACAAACTATATTTAATGTAGTTAAAAGGCAAagtacacaattttgttactTAATTAATGTATACTTAACATTCTGCTGCCATGCAAATGGATACCGGCAAGCTGTGCACAACTTTTATGACCTCAACTTTGTTAGCCCTATAAGCGTTAACAACGCGCTCTACAACGTGATACCAAAAATGTATCATGACAGTATTAgtgatataaaaattgttgtTAAATTGGTTACCATTGTTTTTAAGTTAGTTTTCACTGTTTTTAAGTTAGTTGCCACTGTTTATAAATTAGttacctatttttttaaacgaatGGTTAAGGTATCCACTAAACTGTTACAAGTGATCGATAGCCCATTTGTGAATAATTCATTTTCGATATATTTAACTTTTCAAAATAAGTTTCACTGCATTTTTACGAGTACTAAGGTGAACCTTTTACTGATATTTTTCGCatcattaaaaaggaatgatATGGGGCATGTACTATTGTCACTCGCTTTAAAATGGCTCgttgctttttaatttataacattCTCGTGGATTTATCCGTATGCTCATTTATTTGCGCACTGTTCTTCCTTTCATCCTTTGTATTCccttttcacatttataACCGAAACGGTTATGTTGCatatgtgcaaaaatgtatgtatgtgATTATAATAAGCACTGTCATTATTTGAGGCTTTATATGCGTCTTCTTACAGGAGACCAAATTATCAGACAGAAATAAAACTAATCTGGTTACACTAtgatgataaatataaaatacggCACCACTGATACACTGTAGCGCATCCTGCATGTAATAtcacttcttttttgaaGGGTGGTATTGTAGATGATAACTTCTGTTATGAGAGTACATACTATCTGCATCGTAAGTGAACctgaaattaattttttcttcatccccATTTCTAAGCATTTCTTTATTTCTGCTATCTCCAAGACGTAACCGTGAAATCACAGGGGTGTActaatattaagaaaaataaattatgcatataaaGACATAATAACGATcactttttatgtatattttttattgcaaattttaaaaggccCTACATTTTTAAGTGCAATGGTTaataaccttatataataagaatgaaataaaagaaaatccCCCCAGTGCTCCGAGCGATCCTGGAATTATAACTGGTGATGATATTAATGCGTGACTAGATTCATTTCTGTTTCTTTTCGATTCCACTTTACATTCATAATTCGAATGTTCCATGTCTTGACCGTTGTTTGGTGGGGGGCACAAAGATggtaattcattttttaaattttcatacaTAGATAACACTTCTTTTTCGTATGAattatagaatttttttaattcctcgcataatgttttattttctgattcatgtacacatttacttatattattattatatattctagcaaaaattttaaggTCCCTTTTAGAaccattatatttttcattatcaGGTTTTTCATGAAGTCCACTTTTAATAGAATCAATATTTTCAAAGAAAACaagtaaattatttatgattTCTAAATCGCTATTATTAATACATGattcaccatttttatatCTATTTAATTTACATTAAATTTCATAAGTATTTTTTGATCCAGATAAGATGTTGTCAATAACACTGCAATAAATCCCGTTATTTACTCGTTGATCATTGAGCCAGATgttcaaatatatacaacgtttatcttcattttgttcatgATTATTCCCTATCGTTAAAAAATTCGTTAAATTCCGTAAAAGtcttttacaaataaaattactgCCATAAGCGTTGGCTTCATCATAAGTGTTAATGGAGTTGCAGCTGTCCCCACTACCAACTTCATCATCAGCATTATATTCGTCATATAAGGAATTAAAAGATTTATTCAATGACTTGTACTAATAATAACAGagtatacaaaaaatatgattttattaacgtttatttttagtaaatattttaaatgtttcaaaattaatgtaatataaaaatgataatatgtacataatttctacaatgaaaaaatttttgcctACCTTTGTTGTTATTTTAGGCTCTCCATCCATGACTTCCATATACGTAatatcttcttcatcattgCCATCCTCCATGTTATATTCAGatatgtgaataaaaaaataattatcgcgtcttatataaataattatatatataaaacatcagaatataacatatttatatactatAGATTGTCTCtagaacataaaaataagcaaatgtTTATTAGTAAAATGTTTTCATAAGACAATTCCAAGTTAAATTAGTACACTTAAGGGTAAACTAAatcaacatttttaatcgtagaaaaggataaaataataattattgctAGGGcacatttggaaaaatataacattatatgataaaatatcattcttcaaaattttagaaTGATGTGATCATTCAACAATTCGGTAGAAATGTTACAGTACATAGCGCATTatttgtaatttaaaaatgtgtaaattgTGATTTGCATTGAGGTAGTTTCTAAATTATCCTCAATGTCTTTTCGGATTAATTTTACGCAAAAATAATTGGCCTACAAAGATGAAACAGTGTTTCCATGacatgaataattatttgttgtaaaaaattgaattaacAAAGAATCTACATAGCATTGGTTATTTCTGTCAAACGCTTGCAATCATGTGTTCGCTTCTTACTAACGTTAATATAGAGCATTTGCAcgaattaaaataatagacAAGGTATAACTGTTAAAAATAAGACTTCGTGATTAACGTGAAGGTATcttcataatatataaaatatatctcCTAGACAATACGATTATGGGCATGTCACTTTTAGcgtgaaaaatatttattaataaaattcttttttagtTATAATTGCATCGTCAAAAGGTTTTACGCACCCTGCAATTATTTGATTATCtctctttttatatttcattttaacgTGTATGCAAAAGGCAGTTCAATTCGATACGATTCAATTCAATACTTTTAATGTAGATTACACCAATTGTCATTTAGCGATTACATTTTagcagaaatattttaaaaaggcacaaataaaattatttcaataaacaaaaaatgcgGTGATGCAAACGTCTAgtgtattaaaaatgtaactgCAAGTGTAGTAGGATAGTGTCAGTGctacatattatatttccaGAATATACTTatgacatttattttattttttgtagatGCTAAAATGGTGATTAAAGATAATGCCGTAATGTTgtttaatttgtaaaaacttctttatgctttatttatatttttcgcgTTCTTAAAATTTTACCCAGGTAGAAAAATGCCTACAAGTAATTCCTACACCTTTTCGTAAATGCCCTTTTGAAAGGTACACGTCACGAGTGTGCGCATTTCATGTGCCAGTTTCCAGTTGTCATGAATAATCtgattttaataaatatttttggaagaaacatatgcatacagAATTAATGATGTGCATATAGAACACATGTACGATTAAAGAGGACtacctaatttttttttatgaagaactCACATAATTCTATTTGCTACATGTGCACGGATATGTTATCAATACATACacttatatgtttattttatgctttttaaaataactttgctgcgtttctttttatattttcacaCCATAAAGACGTGTACATTCATTTGGTCCTTTCACAGTTGgttatatgtaattttaaaaaaatacattgtATTATGTAGCCAattttgattaaaaaaaaaagaacgctatttttgcgtatttaaaaaaaatgagagagATGGTAAAAATTGTTTCCTAATTATGAAAAGACGatttatgaatttttaaatctaATACGAACAGACTTATCCATGTGaagtttaaattttatttttttcgcacttatacacattaatatatgtttttttaatttatgtaaattttcaAATACATCATCTTTTGAAGAACAATCAATTTATATGCGAACATTTGCTCTACTAAAAATTAAGCAGTATCAATGAGTGGACATTATTGTAgttaaaagagaaaaaagaaaaggaattcATTTCTCAAGGTGAGCATATTAAACTTGAGTAATATTCTACATGCAAATTAGgattaaaagggaaaaacgtGTCACTCAAAGTTACATTAGACACTTATTATAACATTTGTTTGTTCTATGGAGCAGTTtgctaataaaattttaaatggtataaattacaattttgtaaaattcgtAGTATATTATCtgcttatatttttcccttttcgctcaTCATTTCCatttagtttattttttcagttATGTTTATGGAATATAATCCCAATACGACCGCAACAGTTTAACCACAAAGATGAGCAAATTATACAACacattaagaaaaatatttattcttatatcaaggaaaaagaaacattcAAATTATTGATGCATTATATTACGTCagttttatttacatttatatctACACTT
Above is a genomic segment from Plasmodium vivax chromosome 5, whole genome shotgun sequence containing:
- a CDS encoding variable surface protein Vir12, putative (encoded by transcript PVX_090290A) → MYKKLEDQKVDESTCSSYCEDLIYMDDKHEDFNLLCVKMATNLKELSTILSDVPLHADRCTYFIFWVYEKIKNILNENSSSHSNYYAINLLNEVLYTINKKLPLDQKCSYYFDGTLTDWKKEKYLHDYFKNIEEINKNVVNLPDKCGTYLEYLKHICDLYMKDLKSCCAYYTNSNPRYLEMCPKYFKCGKEYFPYSLISKLSCKNEKTYTNVDEAFKDLIVDHDVVMLTRMSNPTASNYSLNGSLQNLVSHLMGDRFNSAMFYSYSFLGISFLFFLLYKVIKNDVLCE